From the genome of Desmospora profundinema, one region includes:
- a CDS encoding response regulator transcription factor, protein MAIRTLIVDDHEMVRRGLTSYLTMLDDIEVVGEASDGQEALRQAETLSPDVILMDLVMEGMDGVEATKRITVLAPETRIIVLTSYINDDQIFPVLEAGACSYLLKTSRAEEIANAIRAAARGEATIEQKISSRILARMRNGSKAAPHEALTQRERDVLALLGEAKTNQEIAASLYIGVKTVKTHVSNILSKLELEDRTQAAVYAVKHGLTKKSGEES, encoded by the coding sequence ATGGCCATTCGCACCCTGATCGTCGATGATCATGAAATGGTCCGTCGCGGCCTGACTTCCTATCTAACGATGTTGGACGACATCGAGGTGGTGGGGGAAGCTTCTGACGGTCAAGAAGCCCTCCGTCAGGCGGAGACGTTGTCCCCGGATGTGATCCTGATGGACCTGGTGATGGAAGGAATGGACGGGGTGGAAGCCACCAAACGGATCACGGTGCTTGCCCCGGAAACCCGCATCATCGTGTTGACCAGCTATATCAACGATGATCAGATCTTTCCGGTGTTGGAAGCGGGAGCATGCAGCTATTTGCTTAAAACATCCCGGGCAGAGGAAATCGCCAACGCAATCCGGGCCGCCGCCCGGGGGGAAGCCACCATCGAACAAAAGATCTCCAGCCGGATCCTGGCGCGGATGCGAAACGGGTCAAAAGCAGCCCCCCATGAAGCGTTGACCCAGCGGGAACGGGACGTGCTCGCCCTCTTGGGTGAAGCCAAAACCAACCAAGAGATTGCCGCCTCCCTCTATATCGGGGTGAAAACCGTCAAAACCCACGTCAGCAACATCCTGTCCAAACTGGAGCTGGAGGATCGAACCCAGGCCGCCGTCTACGCAGTCAAGCATGGGTTAACGAAAAAAAGTGGTGAAGAATCATAA
- a CDS encoding sensor histidine kinase — MWNPTRFQRLQWKFFVAFLLNSLLTAAVLLVLSAVLMDSRIQPGPDGDPGPLLLILCSALAVGLCLGLFMSQRLRRRFQVLKDGAVFLANGNLSHRIPAEGGDEVADIAAQWNRMAARLENQVGTLQKLISQNKELADQRERLAIVDERQRLARDLHDSVSQHLFAISMMASAMVEAAKRRPETLASSLKELDEVAVKAQTQMRALLLQLRPAELEEQTLTEALEQLLRELENKHPIRCKREWSALPSLHKGMEEHLYRIVQEALSNVLRHSGADEVWVRLQGLSQQLLLVVEDNGKGFTPDQEKISSYGLTTMRERTQEMGGTFRLVPLPEKGTRLEIRIPYVRTEERDEYGHSHPDRR, encoded by the coding sequence ATGTGGAATCCCACGCGTTTTCAACGATTGCAGTGGAAGTTTTTTGTCGCTTTTCTGTTGAACAGCCTCCTGACAGCCGCTGTATTGCTGGTGTTGTCAGCCGTCTTGATGGACAGCCGGATTCAACCAGGGCCTGATGGCGATCCCGGTCCTCTTCTCCTTATCCTTTGTTCTGCGTTGGCAGTGGGACTCTGTTTGGGACTGTTTATGAGTCAACGGCTGCGACGCCGATTCCAGGTGTTAAAAGACGGGGCCGTCTTCCTGGCCAACGGAAACCTGTCCCACCGGATCCCCGCGGAGGGAGGGGATGAGGTGGCCGATATCGCCGCTCAATGGAACCGAATGGCTGCCCGCCTGGAGAATCAGGTGGGGACACTGCAAAAGCTGATCAGTCAAAACAAGGAACTGGCCGACCAACGGGAACGGTTGGCCATCGTGGACGAGCGGCAACGGTTGGCGCGTGATCTGCACGATTCGGTCAGCCAGCACTTGTTCGCTATCTCCATGATGGCATCAGCCATGGTTGAGGCTGCCAAACGCCGCCCGGAAACCCTTGCCTCCTCCCTGAAGGAATTGGATGAAGTGGCGGTAAAGGCGCAAACCCAAATGCGGGCCCTGTTGTTGCAATTGCGGCCGGCGGAGTTGGAAGAACAGACTCTGACGGAAGCCCTGGAACAATTGCTGCGGGAATTGGAAAACAAACACCCCATCCGATGCAAGCGGGAATGGTCCGCACTTCCTTCCCTCCACAAAGGCATGGAAGAACACCTATACCGGATCGTGCAAGAAGCCCTGTCCAATGTCCTGCGCCACAGCGGTGCAGATGAGGTGTGGGTCCGTCTGCAAGGTCTCTCTCAACAACTGTTGCTGGTGGTGGAGGACAACGGGAAAGGATTTACTCCGGATCAGGAGAAGATATCTTCCTACGGTCTGACTACCATGCGAGAGCGGACCCAAGAGATGGGAGGCACGTTTCGATTGGTTCCACTTCCGGAAAAAGGGACCCGTTTGGAAATCCGAATCCCCTATGTAAGGACAGAGGAGAGAGATGAATATGGCCATTCGCACCCTGATCGTCGATGA
- the liaF gene encoding cell wall-active antibiotics response protein LiaF — protein MKAVGFFETTPTIMHLQTNRLLFAMIIIGLGALLLADNFHVITIDLWDWIATYWPVILLYVGLKQILTGLYPAFRGRSVYWGGLFWGIFLLFLGWNFLAPNLNLPHIPWDQVWKLWPLLLIWFGIHILLPSSHTHDQEKESRPGWKNGWWDEEGWKAQEERWRAEEKEWRERRREKYWNQKESEKDRQSHIRRGSTFVLIGEVDQPGETFTLEDTDYQVGIGSIDLNLTQAVLPEREVTLHANGVLGSINLYLPADIPARITGTVQIGNLDLPGVQESGILKRATIQTDGFDEATKRLVIRASQFIGEVRVIRV, from the coding sequence GTGAAGGCGGTCGGTTTTTTTGAAACCACGCCAACCATCATGCATTTACAAACCAATCGTCTGCTTTTCGCCATGATCATCATTGGATTAGGTGCGTTGCTGCTGGCGGATAATTTTCATGTCATTACCATCGACCTATGGGATTGGATTGCCACGTATTGGCCGGTCATCCTGCTGTATGTTGGATTAAAGCAGATCCTAACCGGTCTGTATCCGGCCTTTCGCGGTCGTTCGGTCTATTGGGGCGGTCTCTTTTGGGGAATCTTCTTGCTTTTTTTGGGGTGGAACTTTCTGGCCCCTAATCTAAACCTTCCTCATATCCCCTGGGATCAGGTGTGGAAACTGTGGCCCCTGTTACTCATCTGGTTCGGGATCCATATCCTGTTGCCTTCCAGCCATACACACGATCAGGAAAAGGAGTCACGGCCAGGATGGAAAAACGGATGGTGGGATGAGGAAGGGTGGAAAGCGCAGGAAGAGCGATGGCGGGCCGAGGAAAAAGAGTGGCGAGAACGGCGACGGGAAAAGTACTGGAATCAGAAGGAAAGCGAAAAAGATAGACAATCCCATATTCGAAGAGGATCCACCTTTGTCCTGATCGGTGAAGTGGACCAACCGGGAGAGACATTTACATTGGAAGACACCGACTATCAGGTTGGCATCGGATCCATCGATCTCAATCTCACGCAGGCCGTTCTGCCGGAACGGGAAGTCACTCTTCATGCAAACGGTGTCCTGGGGAGCATCAATCTGTATCTGCCCGCAGACATCCCGGCTCGAATCACCGGAACGGTGCAGATCGGGAATCTCGATCTTCCGGGCGTACAGGAGAGCGGCATTCTCAAACGGGCCACCATCCAGACCGACGGATTTGATGAAGCCACCAAACGCTTGGTGATTCGTGCTTCCCAGTTTATAGGGGAAGTTCGGGTCATCCGGGTGTAG
- the mnmA gene encoding tRNA 2-thiouridine(34) synthase MnmA, protein MGGNTPRVVLGMSGGVDSSVAALLLKKQGYEVVGLFMKNWDDTDEWGNCTATEDFEDVRRVCGHIGIPYYSVNFEKEYRDKVFQYFLDEYQKGRTPNPDVMCNKEIKFGEFLNKALGLGADYIATGHYARVEHSPKGHRLFRGADPNKDQTYFLYTLGQDQLSKALFPVGHLQKRELRRIAEEAGLPTAKKKDSTGICFIGERDFKEFLSQYLPAQPGEMQTLAGEVKGRHDGLMYYTLGQRQGLGIGGGGIGEPWFVVGKDLERNVLLVEQGHDHPALFSDGLTASDIHWVSRKPVTQPFDCTAKFRYRQTDQPVHVEPLADGTLKVSFDQPQRAVTPGQSVVFYDGEVCLGGGIIETTI, encoded by the coding sequence ATGGGGGGAAATACACCTCGTGTCGTGCTCGGAATGTCCGGAGGGGTCGACTCCTCGGTGGCAGCCTTGCTGTTAAAGAAACAGGGCTATGAAGTCGTCGGACTGTTTATGAAGAATTGGGACGACACCGATGAATGGGGCAACTGCACGGCCACTGAGGATTTTGAGGATGTCCGCCGTGTTTGCGGCCATATCGGCATTCCGTACTACTCGGTTAACTTTGAAAAAGAATATCGGGACAAGGTTTTCCAATATTTTTTGGATGAATATCAAAAAGGCCGGACTCCCAATCCCGATGTCATGTGCAACAAGGAAATTAAATTCGGAGAGTTTCTTAATAAAGCACTCGGACTGGGAGCCGACTACATCGCCACCGGTCACTATGCCCGTGTGGAACACTCCCCAAAGGGGCATCGTCTATTCCGGGGGGCGGACCCCAACAAAGACCAGACCTATTTTCTGTACACCCTGGGACAGGATCAGCTCTCCAAAGCCCTGTTCCCTGTGGGCCATCTCCAAAAGCGGGAATTGCGCCGAATCGCCGAGGAAGCGGGACTGCCCACAGCCAAAAAGAAAGACAGCACCGGAATCTGCTTTATCGGCGAACGAGATTTCAAGGAGTTTCTCAGCCAGTACCTGCCCGCCCAACCCGGTGAGATGCAAACGTTAGCCGGTGAGGTAAAGGGAAGACACGACGGTCTGATGTATTACACCCTGGGTCAGCGCCAGGGATTGGGAATCGGTGGCGGCGGGATCGGTGAACCCTGGTTCGTTGTCGGCAAAGACCTGGAACGGAACGTACTCTTGGTGGAACAGGGTCATGACCACCCCGCCCTTTTCTCCGACGGCTTGACCGCTTCCGATATCCATTGGGTCAGCCGAAAACCGGTGACACAGCCGTTTGATTGTACCGCCAAATTCCGTTACCGCCAAACCGATCAGCCGGTTCATGTGGAACCGCTGGCCGATGGAACGCTAAAGGTTTCCTTCGACCAACCCCAGCGGGCAGTTACCCCCGGCCAATCGGTCGTCTTCTATGACGGGGAAGTCTGCCTCGGCGGCGGTATTATTGAGACCACCATTTAA